In the Corythoichthys intestinalis isolate RoL2023-P3 chromosome 12, ASM3026506v1, whole genome shotgun sequence genome, one interval contains:
- the gtdc1 gene encoding tRNA-queuosine alpha-mannosyltransferase isoform X1 codes for MSGHCLANGGSRQSLQDARVLLLEPFYGGSHKQLLDLLAEHLRPAAAAFTLPAKKWHWRARTSALYFSQSVPPDPAYRVLFCSSVLNLCELAALRPDLARLKKVLYFHENQLVYPVRKEQDRDFQYGYNQILSCLVADTVVFNSVFNMESFLSSVAAFLNKIPDRRPSGDLARVIRPKCRVLYFPLRLPDVVRTPTEADPPGEPLHIVWPHRWEHDKDPELFLSTVLKLKEEGQDFRLSVLGESFSETPEVFSRCRPLLDAHVLHWGFAESREEFLQILRRADVAVSTAGHEFFGVAMLEAARCGCYPLCPKALVYPEIFPAQCLYATPRQLLKRLRRFCRRPGSARELKVTHTRTLSLVIITLWLTLTGTVTVMMYIRQLFKSEAHYRARGCFWSHLSIFFNHFFDRITVYHKSQYTTRICADIYVCISFHGTTLTK; via the exons ATGAGCGGCCATTGTTTGGCTAATGGCGGCTCGCGTCAATCACTTCAGGACGCCCGCGTCCTGCTCCTGGAGCCCTTCTACGGGGGTTCTCACAAGCAGCTGCTGGACCTGCTGGCCGAGCACCTGCGCCCGGCCGCCGCCGCCTTCACGCTGCCCGCCAAGAAGTGGCACTGGAGAGCCCGGACTTCGGCGCTTTACTTCAGCCAAAGCGTGCCCCCGGACCCCGCGTACAG GGTCCTTTTCTGCAGTTCGGTCCTGAACTTGTGCGAGCTGGCGGCCCTCCGACCCGATCTGGCCCGCCTGAAAAAGGTCTTGTACTTCCACGAGAACCAGCTGGTCTACCCGGTGCGCAAAGAGCAGGACCGTGACTTCCAGTACGGCTACAACCAGATCCTGTCGTG CTTGGTGGCCGACACGGTGGTCTTCAACTCGGTCTTCAACATGGAATCCTTCCTGTCCTCGGTGGCCGCCTTCCTCAACAAGATTCCGGACCGCCGGCCTTCGGGAGACCTGGCCCGAGTCATCCGGCCCAAGTGTCGCGTTCTCTACTTCCCGCTGCGCTTGCCGGACGTCGTCAG GACGCCGACGGAGGCGGACCCCCCCGGCGAGCCGCTGCACATCGTTTGGCCTCACAGGTG GGAACACGACAAAGATCCCGAGCTGTTCTTGAGCACCGTGCTGAAGTTGAAAGAAGAAGGACAGGACTTCCGCTTGTCCGTCCTGGGGGAAAGTTTCTCCGAGACGCCAG AGGTGTTTTCTcgctgccgccctctgctggacgCGCACGTGCTCCACTGGGGCTTCGCGGAGTCCCGAGAGGAGTTCCTGCAAATTCTGCGCCGGGCCGACGTGGCCGTGTCCACCGCCGGGCACGAGTTCTTCGGAGTGGCCAT GTTGGAGGCGGCGCGCTGCGGCTGTTACCCTCTTTGCCCCAAAGCCTTAGTGTACCCTGAAATCTTCCCAG CCCAGTGCCTGTACGCCACCCCCCGGCAGCTGCTAAAGAGGTTGCGCCGCTTCTGCCGACGGCCGGGAAGCGCGCGCGAGCTCAAGGTAACGCACACGCGCACTCTGTCCTTAGTTATAATCACTTTATGGTTAACCCTTACAGGAACGGTGACGGTCATGATGTACAttagacagctattcaaaagtgaagCCCATTATAGGGCAAGGGGTTGTTTTTGGTCTCATCTTTCTATATTTTTCAACCATTTTTTTGACagaattacagtgtatcacaaaagtcagTACACCACTCGAATTTGTGCAGATATTTACGTATGTatctcttttcatgggacaacactgacaaaatga
- the gtdc1 gene encoding tRNA-queuosine alpha-mannosyltransferase isoform X3 gives MSGHCLANGGSRQSLQDARVLLLEPFYGGSHKQLLDLLAEHLRPAAAAFTLPAKKWHWRARTSALYFSQSVPPDPAYRVLFCSSVLNLCELAALRPDLARLKKVLYFHENQLVYPVRKEQDRDFQYGYNQILSCLVADTVVFNSVFNMESFLSSVAAFLNKIPDRRPSGDLARVIRPKCRVLYFPLRLPDVVRTPTEADPPGEPLHIVWPHRWEHDKDPELFLSTVLKLKEEGQDFRLSVLGESFSETPEVFSRCRPLLDAHVLHWGFAESREEFLQILRRADVAVSTAGHEFFGVAMLEAARCGCYPLCPKALVYPEIFPAQCLYATPRQLLKRLRRFCRRPGSARELKVDTSRFSWDVLKEEYQTLLSP, from the exons ATGAGCGGCCATTGTTTGGCTAATGGCGGCTCGCGTCAATCACTTCAGGACGCCCGCGTCCTGCTCCTGGAGCCCTTCTACGGGGGTTCTCACAAGCAGCTGCTGGACCTGCTGGCCGAGCACCTGCGCCCGGCCGCCGCCGCCTTCACGCTGCCCGCCAAGAAGTGGCACTGGAGAGCCCGGACTTCGGCGCTTTACTTCAGCCAAAGCGTGCCCCCGGACCCCGCGTACAG GGTCCTTTTCTGCAGTTCGGTCCTGAACTTGTGCGAGCTGGCGGCCCTCCGACCCGATCTGGCCCGCCTGAAAAAGGTCTTGTACTTCCACGAGAACCAGCTGGTCTACCCGGTGCGCAAAGAGCAGGACCGTGACTTCCAGTACGGCTACAACCAGATCCTGTCGTG CTTGGTGGCCGACACGGTGGTCTTCAACTCGGTCTTCAACATGGAATCCTTCCTGTCCTCGGTGGCCGCCTTCCTCAACAAGATTCCGGACCGCCGGCCTTCGGGAGACCTGGCCCGAGTCATCCGGCCCAAGTGTCGCGTTCTCTACTTCCCGCTGCGCTTGCCGGACGTCGTCAG GACGCCGACGGAGGCGGACCCCCCCGGCGAGCCGCTGCACATCGTTTGGCCTCACAGGTG GGAACACGACAAAGATCCCGAGCTGTTCTTGAGCACCGTGCTGAAGTTGAAAGAAGAAGGACAGGACTTCCGCTTGTCCGTCCTGGGGGAAAGTTTCTCCGAGACGCCAG AGGTGTTTTCTcgctgccgccctctgctggacgCGCACGTGCTCCACTGGGGCTTCGCGGAGTCCCGAGAGGAGTTCCTGCAAATTCTGCGCCGGGCCGACGTGGCCGTGTCCACCGCCGGGCACGAGTTCTTCGGAGTGGCCAT GTTGGAGGCGGCGCGCTGCGGCTGTTACCCTCTTTGCCCCAAAGCCTTAGTGTACCCTGAAATCTTCCCAG CCCAGTGCCTGTACGCCACCCCCCGGCAGCTGCTAAAGAGGTTGCGCCGCTTCTGCCGACGGCCGGGAAGCGCGCGCGAGCTCAAG GTGGACACGTCTCGCTTTTCCTGGGACGTCCTCAAGGAGGAGTACCAAACGCTGCTGAGCCCGTGA
- the gtdc1 gene encoding tRNA-queuosine alpha-mannosyltransferase isoform X2, producing MTSQQKMESQDARVLLLEPFYGGSHKQLLDLLAEHLRPAAAAFTLPAKKWHWRARTSALYFSQSVPPDPAYRVLFCSSVLNLCELAALRPDLARLKKVLYFHENQLVYPVRKEQDRDFQYGYNQILSCLVADTVVFNSVFNMESFLSSVAAFLNKIPDRRPSGDLARVIRPKCRVLYFPLRLPDVVRTPTEADPPGEPLHIVWPHRWEHDKDPELFLSTVLKLKEEGQDFRLSVLGESFSETPEVFSRCRPLLDAHVLHWGFAESREEFLQILRRADVAVSTAGHEFFGVAMLEAARCGCYPLCPKALVYPEIFPAQCLYATPRQLLKRLRRFCRRPGSARELKVTHTRTLSLVIITLWLTLTGTVTVMMYIRQLFKSEAHYRARGCFWSHLSIFFNHFFDRITVYHKSQYTTRICADIYVCISFHGTTLTK from the exons ATGACGTCACAGCAAAAAATGGAGTCGCAG GACGCCCGCGTCCTGCTCCTGGAGCCCTTCTACGGGGGTTCTCACAAGCAGCTGCTGGACCTGCTGGCCGAGCACCTGCGCCCGGCCGCCGCCGCCTTCACGCTGCCCGCCAAGAAGTGGCACTGGAGAGCCCGGACTTCGGCGCTTTACTTCAGCCAAAGCGTGCCCCCGGACCCCGCGTACAG GGTCCTTTTCTGCAGTTCGGTCCTGAACTTGTGCGAGCTGGCGGCCCTCCGACCCGATCTGGCCCGCCTGAAAAAGGTCTTGTACTTCCACGAGAACCAGCTGGTCTACCCGGTGCGCAAAGAGCAGGACCGTGACTTCCAGTACGGCTACAACCAGATCCTGTCGTG CTTGGTGGCCGACACGGTGGTCTTCAACTCGGTCTTCAACATGGAATCCTTCCTGTCCTCGGTGGCCGCCTTCCTCAACAAGATTCCGGACCGCCGGCCTTCGGGAGACCTGGCCCGAGTCATCCGGCCCAAGTGTCGCGTTCTCTACTTCCCGCTGCGCTTGCCGGACGTCGTCAG GACGCCGACGGAGGCGGACCCCCCCGGCGAGCCGCTGCACATCGTTTGGCCTCACAGGTG GGAACACGACAAAGATCCCGAGCTGTTCTTGAGCACCGTGCTGAAGTTGAAAGAAGAAGGACAGGACTTCCGCTTGTCCGTCCTGGGGGAAAGTTTCTCCGAGACGCCAG AGGTGTTTTCTcgctgccgccctctgctggacgCGCACGTGCTCCACTGGGGCTTCGCGGAGTCCCGAGAGGAGTTCCTGCAAATTCTGCGCCGGGCCGACGTGGCCGTGTCCACCGCCGGGCACGAGTTCTTCGGAGTGGCCAT GTTGGAGGCGGCGCGCTGCGGCTGTTACCCTCTTTGCCCCAAAGCCTTAGTGTACCCTGAAATCTTCCCAG CCCAGTGCCTGTACGCCACCCCCCGGCAGCTGCTAAAGAGGTTGCGCCGCTTCTGCCGACGGCCGGGAAGCGCGCGCGAGCTCAAGGTAACGCACACGCGCACTCTGTCCTTAGTTATAATCACTTTATGGTTAACCCTTACAGGAACGGTGACGGTCATGATGTACAttagacagctattcaaaagtgaagCCCATTATAGGGCAAGGGGTTGTTTTTGGTCTCATCTTTCTATATTTTTCAACCATTTTTTTGACagaattacagtgtatcacaaaagtcagTACACCACTCGAATTTGTGCAGATATTTACGTATGTatctcttttcatgggacaacactgacaaaatga